A single region of the Bacillota bacterium genome encodes:
- the acpS gene encoding holo-ACP synthase: MIIGIGTDIVLISRITDKINHKILSEEETKIYMSFSSEKRKQEFLAGRFAIKEAIIKAFNLKSPHYSMTELCVLNDGFGKPYLFRPILSGEKIWLSISHESTYAIGLCVIEEQKE; this comes from the coding sequence ATGATTATAGGAATTGGAACCGATATTGTATTGATTTCTAGGATAACCGATAAAATTAATCATAAAATATTAAGTGAAGAAGAAACCAAGATTTACATGAGTTTTTCTTCTGAGAAAAGAAAACAAGAATTTCTTGCAGGAAGATTTGCAATAAAAGAAGCGATAATAAAAGCTTTCAATCTTAAAAGCCCACATTATTCGATGACAGAACTTTGTGTATTAAATGATGGTTTTGGAAAACCATATTTGTTCCGGCCAATATTATCAGGCGAAAAAATTTGGCTATCTATCTCTCACGAGTCTACCTACGCGATTGGCCTTTGCGTTATCGAAGAACAAAAAGAGTAA